In Leptodesmis sichuanensis A121, the following are encoded in one genomic region:
- a CDS encoding response regulator transcription factor → MAGQLLLVDDEPGLREAVQAYLEDSGFTVDVASNAREGLDLARQKLPDLVITDIMMPQVDGYQFLKQLREEPQFKTLPIVFLTARGMTADRIQGYNAGCDAYISKPFDPDELVAVVKNLLEKQAATRSGGDDEVHNIADMARQIAEIRALLTQRGAIAQTTTPVKLDLTPREQSVLNLVVDGLMNKEIARRLETSVRNVEKYVSRLFVKTGTNSRTELVRYALEHGLTKE, encoded by the coding sequence ATGGCAGGTCAACTGTTACTGGTCGATGATGAACCGGGACTGCGGGAAGCGGTGCAAGCCTACCTGGAAGATAGCGGCTTTACCGTCGATGTAGCCAGTAATGCCCGTGAAGGGCTGGATCTGGCTCGACAGAAACTGCCTGACTTGGTGATTACGGACATCATGATGCCTCAGGTGGATGGCTATCAGTTTTTGAAACAGTTGCGCGAAGAGCCTCAGTTTAAGACCCTCCCGATCGTGTTTCTCACCGCCAGGGGGATGACTGCCGATCGCATTCAGGGATACAACGCCGGATGTGATGCCTATATCTCCAAGCCCTTTGATCCCGACGAATTAGTCGCAGTGGTCAAGAACTTGCTGGAGAAACAAGCAGCGACTCGCAGTGGAGGCGATGATGAGGTACACAATATTGCTGACATGGCGCGGCAGATTGCAGAAATTCGGGCCTTACTGACTCAGAGAGGCGCGATCGCCCAGACCACCACCCCTGTCAAACTTGACCTCACCCCGCGGGAGCAGAGCGTGCTGAATCTGGTGGTCGATGGTCTGATGAACAAAGAAATTGCCCGTCGCCTGGAAACCAGCGTGCGGAATGTGGAGAAATACGTCAGCCGTTTGTTTGTCAAAACAGGTACCAACAGTCGTACCGAGTTGGTGCGGTATGCCCTGGAACACGGATTGACGAAGGAATAG
- a CDS encoding peptidoglycan recognition protein family protein — translation MLQVTQAPQGPVLVQQRFSILGIASTTYAGRALVLTVDGVYTTNGPVIRPNGTWQVDFLFQQTGNRRLRIAVGTDSTEIIIPVVDSVPQTRQLRFTQVPTRLPVGQAAVIEGTATNFPDGSALFLRADGQFELARPIVRLGKWQATIGFKQLGKRTLEIISSDGKNRATAEVEIVAAPPRPPRLSFTNPPQQARVEETILLTGTAENYNDGDQLVLRVDQKVELARPLVRAGQWRAQTLFRQTGNRLVEIIGSEQDKAQTIIQVVQGDTDFKVLSRSTWTSTPTPTSLPDLQPKGITIHHTFLGAAPSPNAAIADEVARMRVIWNGHVNGNGWSDIGYHFIIMPSGRVYAARSETKRGSHDVVNDGLGVAFDGIYSSATINSQMYNAAVALCTLLCKRYGITDTVTPIPTPTADFGTRNLPRIMGHRDRVATECPGSEGGRTVRLSELRQAVNAQI, via the coding sequence ATGCTCCAGGTTACTCAGGCTCCCCAGGGGCCAGTTCTAGTCCAGCAGCGATTCTCCATTCTGGGGATAGCCTCAACAACCTATGCAGGTAGAGCACTGGTTTTAACCGTAGATGGGGTTTACACAACCAATGGCCCGGTTATCAGACCCAATGGCACCTGGCAAGTTGATTTTTTGTTTCAGCAGACCGGCAATCGTCGTTTGCGAATCGCTGTTGGCACGGATAGCACAGAAATTATCATTCCTGTTGTGGATAGTGTGCCGCAGACGCGACAGTTGCGGTTTACCCAGGTTCCTACCCGCTTGCCAGTTGGACAGGCTGCCGTCATTGAGGGAACAGCCACCAATTTTCCTGACGGGTCAGCGCTGTTTTTGCGGGCAGATGGTCAGTTTGAACTGGCCCGCCCGATTGTGCGGCTAGGGAAATGGCAGGCGACGATCGGGTTTAAGCAGTTGGGAAAACGTACTCTAGAGATTATTAGTTCAGATGGGAAGAACCGGGCTACTGCCGAAGTTGAGATCGTGGCGGCTCCACCCCGTCCACCCCGGTTAAGTTTTACAAATCCTCCTCAGCAGGCCAGGGTGGAAGAAACCATTCTGCTAACCGGAACCGCAGAAAATTATAATGACGGCGATCAACTGGTACTGCGGGTCGATCAAAAAGTGGAACTGGCTCGTCCCCTGGTTAGGGCTGGGCAGTGGCGAGCACAAACCTTATTCCGACAGACAGGCAACCGCTTAGTAGAAATTATTGGTTCCGAACAAGACAAAGCTCAGACCATCATTCAGGTTGTGCAGGGAGATACAGACTTTAAGGTGCTGTCCCGCAGTACCTGGACTAGTACGCCCACGCCAACCAGTCTGCCTGATCTGCAACCTAAAGGAATCACCATCCACCATACGTTTTTGGGCGCGGCTCCTTCTCCGAATGCCGCGATCGCTGATGAAGTCGCCCGAATGCGGGTGATCTGGAATGGTCATGTCAACGGCAATGGTTGGTCAGATATTGGGTATCACTTCATCATCATGCCCAGTGGCCGAGTTTATGCTGCCCGTTCGGAAACAAAACGAGGCTCACATGATGTAGTGAATGATGGGTTAGGAGTTGCCTTTGATGGTATTTATAGTTCGGCCACAATTAATTCACAGATGTACAACGCTGCTGTAGCCCTCTGCACCCTTTTGTGTAAACGCTATGGCATCACGGATACCGTAACTCCCATTCCCACTCCCACGGCAGACTTTGGCACCCGCAATCTACCTCGCATCATGGGCCACCGCGATCGGGTCGCCACCGAATGCCCTGGCAGTGAAGGAGGTCGCACAGTCCGGCTATCTGAGCTACGGCAAGCGGTGAATGCCCAGATTTAA
- a CDS encoding TIGR00725 family protein: protein MQTIIGVMGPGEQATARDVQVAYELGQAIATAGWVLLTGGRPVGVMEAASQGAKSAGGLTIGILPSKCREDAADAIDIPIVTGMGNGRNIINVLSSSVIISCGLGAGTASEVALAIKTGKPIVLLNLSEMDCQFFQNLASYPLGIADHVGDAIALVRQFLLSASG from the coding sequence ATGCAAACAATTATCGGGGTAATGGGGCCAGGGGAGCAGGCGACAGCAAGGGATGTACAGGTTGCTTATGAGTTGGGTCAGGCGATCGCCACTGCAGGATGGGTTTTGCTTACAGGAGGCCGTCCGGTGGGGGTAATGGAGGCCGCCAGCCAGGGAGCGAAAAGCGCAGGAGGACTAACGATCGGGATTTTGCCCAGTAAGTGCCGGGAGGATGCTGCTGATGCGATTGATATTCCGATCGTGACGGGGATGGGCAATGGCCGCAACATCATTAATGTGCTCTCCAGTTCTGTGATTATTAGCTGTGGTTTAGGAGCCGGAACTGCGTCCGAGGTGGCTTTAGCGATCAAAACAGGCAAACCTATTGTGCTCCTGAATCTCTCAGAAATGGATTGCCAATTTTTTCAGAATTTAGCCAGTTATCCGTTAGGAATTGCAGACCATGTTGGGGACGCGATCGCTCTGGTGCGTCAGTTTCTGTTATCAGCCTCTGGATAG
- a CDS encoding DUF7219 family protein — MIKMVQAIAIASSLNQKPSNVEFFAVADSTEKENFLYPIGRYRGNFTPEQLAFNANLQEFAQRVSLICGLETGGKISTEDAYRQIKQLWKTLKESKKELLDQQKPPRPELPEDE, encoded by the coding sequence ATGATCAAAATGGTGCAGGCGATCGCCATTGCCTCTTCCTTGAATCAAAAGCCCTCTAATGTGGAATTTTTTGCCGTGGCAGACAGTACTGAAAAAGAAAACTTCTTGTACCCCATTGGTCGGTATCGCGGAAACTTTACGCCTGAACAACTTGCGTTTAATGCCAACTTGCAGGAGTTTGCCCAGCGGGTATCGCTGATTTGTGGCCTGGAAACAGGTGGCAAAATTAGTACTGAAGATGCTTATAGACAGATTAAGCAGTTGTGGAAGACCTTGAAAGAGTCGAAGAAAGAACTACTCGATCAGCAGAAGCCACCTCGTCCAGAGTTGCCAGAGGATGAGTAA
- the wecB gene encoding non-hydrolyzing UDP-N-acetylglucosamine 2-epimerase, which translates to MCSAVLWFMAMSRSPIPVSIIVGTRPEAIKMAPVIQKFRSSRLFTTQVILTGQHREMVDQVMELFDLTADQDLAIMQPKQTLTSITCSSLQGLETLLQTLQPRLVLVQGDTTTAFAAALAAFYQQIPVGHVEAGLRTDNLYNPYPEEANRRLISQLSWLHFAPTSLAVEHLQRSSVPGEIHQTGNTVIDALLSVADRHPHCEVPGLDWNQYRVILATVHRRENWGEPLQDIATGFLKVLDKFPDTALLLPLHRNPTVRNPLQATLGNHPRVFLTEPLDYAELVGAIQRSYLLLTDSGGLQEEAPSLGKPVLVLRETTERPEAIVAGTAKLVGTDPNRILETATELLGNPRAYDAMAKAINPFGDGHASDRILQIVTDYFEGIASRE; encoded by the coding sequence ATGTGTTCAGCCGTTTTGTGGTTTATGGCAATGTCTCGATCGCCCATCCCCGTCAGCATTATCGTTGGCACCCGTCCCGAAGCCATTAAGATGGCTCCCGTGATCCAGAAATTTCGCTCTTCTCGGTTATTTACCACGCAGGTGATTTTAACGGGGCAGCACCGGGAAATGGTCGATCAGGTGATGGAATTGTTCGACCTGACGGCGGATCAGGATCTGGCGATCATGCAGCCGAAGCAAACCCTGACCAGTATTACCTGTAGCAGTTTGCAAGGTCTGGAAACTTTATTGCAAACGTTGCAACCTCGCTTAGTCCTGGTACAGGGAGACACCACAACAGCCTTTGCCGCCGCGCTGGCCGCTTTTTATCAGCAAATTCCAGTCGGCCACGTAGAAGCGGGGTTACGCACCGATAATCTCTATAATCCTTATCCCGAAGAAGCCAATCGTCGCCTGATTTCCCAACTCTCCTGGCTGCACTTTGCCCCAACCTCCCTGGCGGTTGAGCATTTGCAACGATCGTCTGTACCAGGAGAAATCCATCAAACGGGCAATACAGTGATTGATGCCTTGCTGTCCGTAGCCGATCGCCATCCCCACTGTGAGGTGCCCGGTCTGGACTGGAATCAGTACCGCGTCATCCTCGCCACTGTGCATCGCCGGGAAAATTGGGGAGAACCGCTGCAGGACATTGCAACGGGATTTTTAAAGGTGCTGGATAAGTTTCCCGATACGGCACTGCTCCTACCGCTCCATCGCAATCCGACTGTGCGGAACCCCTTGCAGGCTACCTTGGGTAATCATCCCCGTGTGTTCTTAACCGAGCCACTGGATTATGCCGAACTGGTGGGAGCGATTCAGCGCAGTTATTTATTACTGACGGATTCTGGTGGCCTGCAAGAAGAAGCCCCCAGTTTAGGAAAACCTGTTCTGGTATTGCGAGAAACCACCGAACGACCGGAAGCGATCGTGGCCGGAACTGCTAAGTTGGTTGGTACAGACCCGAATCGCATCCTGGAGACTGCCACCGAGTTACTGGGCAATCCACGGGCCTATGACGCGATGGCCAAAGCCATCAATCCCTTTGGAGATGGTCATGCCAGCGATCGCATTTTGCAAATTGTGACAGATTATTTTGAGGGAATTGCGAGTAGGGAATAA
- the fabG gene encoding 3-oxoacyl-[acyl-carrier-protein] reductase encodes MASAEGAQRLKDKVAIVTGASRGIGRATALALASEGANVVVNYASSQEAANQVVAEITAMGSQAIALPADVSQADQVDSLVNAVMEKWGRIDVLVNNAGITRDTLLLRMKLEEWQAVIDLNLTGVFLCTRAVSKIMLKQRSGRMINITSVAGQMGNPGQANYSAAKAGVIGFTKTVAKELASRGITVNAVAPGFIATDMTSDLNAEEILKFIPLNRYGQPEEVAGMIRFLAADPAAAYITGQVMNVDGGMVMA; translated from the coding sequence ATGGCATCTGCAGAGGGCGCACAACGACTCAAGGATAAGGTGGCGATCGTCACGGGAGCCTCGCGGGGTATTGGACGGGCGACGGCGTTAGCGCTGGCCAGTGAAGGAGCCAATGTCGTCGTTAACTATGCCAGTTCCCAGGAAGCGGCAAATCAGGTTGTGGCGGAAATTACGGCAATGGGCAGTCAGGCGATCGCGCTGCCCGCAGATGTCTCCCAGGCAGATCAGGTGGATAGTCTGGTCAATGCGGTCATGGAAAAGTGGGGCCGGATTGATGTGCTGGTGAACAATGCCGGGATTACCCGCGATACCTTACTGCTGCGCATGAAATTGGAAGAGTGGCAGGCCGTGATTGACCTCAACCTGACCGGAGTGTTTCTCTGTACTCGCGCCGTTAGCAAGATCATGTTAAAGCAGCGCTCTGGACGGATGATTAACATCACTTCGGTCGCTGGACAGATGGGCAATCCCGGACAGGCCAACTACAGTGCTGCCAAAGCTGGGGTAATCGGCTTTACGAAAACGGTTGCCAAAGAATTAGCCAGTCGCGGCATTACCGTAAATGCGGTGGCTCCGGGATTCATTGCCACCGATATGACCTCTGATTTGAACGCTGAAGAGATTCTCAAATTCATTCCCCTCAACCGTTACGGTCAACCGGAAGAGGTCGCTGGCATGATTCGCTTCCTGGCGGCTGATCCCGCTGCGGCTTACATCACGGGACAGGTGATGAATGTCGATGGTGGAATGGTGATGGCTTAG
- a CDS encoding MarC family protein: MITRSLLHNVDIPTFVRTFTAVFIMADALGNAPMFLVLTKDMEPDQRNGVFDRASLVATLVILAFAFAGQAILDYLHISLAALKVSGGLILLLIALDMLRGEMDTPLVEKERDVAITPMALPLLAGPGTLSTVMVVMTESPQAQLSVVAGIVSAMLVTWIIVRQASRIDKWIGVQGAVIVTQVLGFLLAALAVEIGSEGIRELFGL, from the coding sequence TTGATCACGCGATCGCTCCTGCATAACGTGGATATTCCAACCTTTGTTCGCACTTTTACTGCTGTTTTCATCATGGCCGATGCCCTGGGCAATGCCCCCATGTTTCTGGTGCTGACGAAGGACATGGAACCAGATCAGCGTAACGGGGTGTTCGATCGAGCCAGTCTTGTTGCCACCCTGGTAATTTTGGCCTTTGCCTTTGCCGGACAGGCCATTCTCGATTATTTACACATCAGTCTGGCAGCTTTAAAGGTATCCGGTGGACTGATTCTGTTGCTGATTGCCTTAGATATGTTGCGCGGCGAGATGGACACCCCCCTGGTAGAGAAAGAACGGGACGTAGCCATTACCCCTATGGCGCTCCCATTACTGGCTGGCCCTGGAACTCTCTCTACCGTGATGGTGGTCATGACCGAATCACCCCAGGCTCAATTGAGTGTAGTCGCTGGCATCGTTTCTGCCATGCTCGTCACCTGGATCATTGTTCGCCAGGCTTCCCGCATCGATAAATGGATTGGCGTGCAGGGAGCCGTCATTGTGACCCAGGTGTTGGGCTTTCTGCTGGCTGCGTTAGCCGTGGAAATTGGCAGTGAAGGTATCCGGGAACTATTTGGACTGTAA